CCATCCGCACAAGACCCGTCCCATTTCATGATTACCATACTCTTTATAGGCGATGTGGTCGGCGAGCCCGGCCGCACCGCCGTGAAGCACATGCTTCCGGAACTCAAAAAGGAGCACGGGGCGGACTTCATCATCGTCAACGGAGAAAACGCGGCTGCCGGACGCGGCATCACCCCCCGGCTGGCGCAGGAACTGCTGCATGCCGGAGTGGACGTCATCACGACCGGGGACCACGTCTGGGACCAGGCGGAACTGGCGCCGTGGCTGGACTCCGAACCGCGCGTACTGCGCCCCCTCAACTATCCCCAGGGCACGCCGGGGCACGGAAGCGTGGTGGTGGAAACGCCCAGGGGGAAGATAGCCGTCATGCAGGTGCAGGGGCGGTCCTTCATCCAGCCCCCGCTGGAAAACCCCTTCCTCATCTCGGAGGCGGAAGCCAGAAGGCTCAGGGAGGAAGAAGGCGTTAACGTCATCTTTGTGGACATGCACGCGGAAACCACCAGTGAAAAAATCTCCACCGGGTACAATCTGGACGGGCTGGTTTCCGCCGTCATCGGAACCCACACCCATGTGCAGACCGCGGATGAAACCATCCTGGAACATGGCACGGCCTACCTGACGGACGCAGGCATGTGCGGCCCTGCCCTGGGAGTGCTGGGCCGCGAAAAAGAGCCCATTATCCAGCGCTTCCGCTCCTCCATGCCCGCCAAATTCCCTGTGGCCAACTGGCCCGTCCGCCTCTGCGGAGCCGTCGTGCAGGTGGATGAAGCCACCGGCAAAGCCCTCAACATTGCCCGCATCAGCCAAACCGTGGAAAAACCGGCCTCCTGACCATGCCCAACGCCACAGACCATGAAGCCAGATTCGGCGGCATTGGCCGTCTGTACGGAACCAGCGGGCTGGACCTTCTCCGGAACTCCCGCATGGCCGTCATCGGCATTGGCGGCGTAGGCTCCTGGGCGGCGGAAGCATTGGCCCGCTCCGGAGTAGGAACCATCATCCTGATGGACCTGGATGACCTCTGCATCACCAACACGAACCGGCAAATTCACGCGCTGGCGTCCACCGTCGGCCAGTCCAAGACGGAAGCCATGGCCGCACGCATCAGGGAAATCAACCCGGACGCGGAAACCATCTCCATCAACAGCTTCTACACGGCCTCCAACGCAGAAAAACTGCTGGCGGCGAAACCGGACGTCATCATAGACGCCATTGACTCCCTGGCGCCCAAAGCGCACCTCATCGCCTCCTGTTACCGCAGCAAGCAGCTCCTGGTCACCTGCGGCGGCGCGGGAGGACGCGTCAACCCCGCTAAAATAGAAATAGCGGACCTCTCCCGCACCAAGGGAGACCCCCTGCTCTCCAGCCTGCGCTACAAACTCAAAAAAGACTACGGCCTCCCGCTGGGGGAAAAAGCCCGCAAGCTGAAAATCCCCTGCGTCTTCTCCCAGGAAACTCCCGTGTACCCTACCTGTGACGGAGAAACCTCCTGCACGCGCGACCCGGAATTCCAGGGGAAAATGGGTTGTGACGCCGGGTTCGGCTCTATCACCCACATCACTGGCACCTTCGGCTTCTTTGCGGCCTCCGCCGCCATTCAAACGCTCTTAAACAAAAAACAAACATCACCGCAACCATGAACAAGCTCCTGCTTCCCCTACTGGGGGCCATTCTTCTTCCCGCCCTGACCCAGTGCAACTCCCTGGAAAAAGACATCGCCGGCATCAACGCCCGCAATGCGGAAATTGCCAGAGAACCCAGGGGAAACTACTTTGTCGGCCGCCGCTATCATGTCCCGGCAACCCGCTTCTGGGGCTACCTGCGCCAGCCGGGCCAGACCTGGAGAACGGCCCAGCTCGTCATCATGGATGAAAGCTCCTGCCG
This DNA window, taken from Akkermansia muciniphila, encodes the following:
- a CDS encoding TIGR00282 family metallophosphoesterase, producing MITILFIGDVVGEPGRTAVKHMLPELKKEHGADFIIVNGENAAAGRGITPRLAQELLHAGVDVITTGDHVWDQAELAPWLDSEPRVLRPLNYPQGTPGHGSVVVETPRGKIAVMQVQGRSFIQPPLENPFLISEAEARRLREEEGVNVIFVDMHAETTSEKISTGYNLDGLVSAVIGTHTHVQTADETILEHGTAYLTDAGMCGPALGVLGREKEPIIQRFRSSMPAKFPVANWPVRLCGAVVQVDEATGKALNIARISQTVEKPAS
- a CDS encoding tRNA threonylcarbamoyladenosine dehydratase, producing MPNATDHEARFGGIGRLYGTSGLDLLRNSRMAVIGIGGVGSWAAEALARSGVGTIILMDLDDLCITNTNRQIHALASTVGQSKTEAMAARIREINPDAETISINSFYTASNAEKLLAAKPDVIIDAIDSLAPKAHLIASCYRSKQLLVTCGGAGGRVNPAKIEIADLSRTKGDPLLSSLRYKLKKDYGLPLGEKARKLKIPCVFSQETPVYPTCDGETSCTRDPEFQGKMGCDAGFGSITHITGTFGFFAASAAIQTLLNKKQTSPQP